A genomic region of Bremerella alba contains the following coding sequences:
- a CDS encoding tetratricopeptide repeat protein: MPWNVRLGFQIAAVCLLTLGPWSAVSAHAQSASANAPDKVQALITQLGDRNFTVRERAQSDLARMGIAAFDQLFGAMRDSDLEIARRAQYLIRSVEIEWTRPEFSEEVNAYLNRYGNLNVDNRRSRIGELSRLHTMDALSALCRISRYDVSEVLSKEAALAASIQFQGSSAEEKPQIIEIISERIEDSPRVGPSWLKIFRTSLNQPTEAIAQWEDQITEEIDLFTTRPALTSQQVVLDLVRWEVDQLREQGKQEEALATMEDVIRISAKFSESELLDLTTWFLDRKGPSVVGQLAEYHAKKSPALDGMPIGGPFGENPSLLYLLAESELVQDHIEKAELYAQAALELEPDSYDSHYLTAQALSDRGTYRWSRNEYRYVIDSFGDPMERESMLARMQLGELENDLGSPEKAAEVMWPWVEAVEKKFGPKNPLNSDRDEAISRFLARSYLFRATAAEQRGDLAAAKKDLDKALKYYEDEADVLIASYRVGQQDDMWKAKAKEHIDHTVDFYKPFVEKFQKQYEIFKENSRGDDFMGAQGSQMANYCNQYAWLVCNTYGDFDHAIASSELSLEMQPGNGAYLDTLAHCHAAKKDWASAVKYQRMAAMQIPHSGMIRQKYQEFAEKCKANNIEFETIELLPSPDSHFPETQEEGKP, from the coding sequence ATGCCTTGGAATGTACGGCTCGGCTTTCAGATAGCCGCGGTCTGCTTGTTAACGCTCGGACCGTGGTCTGCTGTTTCGGCCCATGCGCAGTCGGCATCGGCCAACGCACCCGATAAAGTTCAGGCGCTGATCACCCAGCTCGGCGACCGTAACTTTACCGTTCGCGAAAGGGCTCAGTCCGATCTGGCCCGAATGGGCATCGCGGCATTCGATCAGTTGTTCGGAGCGATGCGCGATTCCGATTTGGAAATTGCCCGCCGCGCTCAGTACCTCATTCGTAGTGTCGAAATCGAATGGACTCGCCCTGAGTTCTCGGAAGAGGTCAACGCCTATCTTAATCGCTACGGCAACTTGAACGTCGACAATCGCCGGAGCCGTATTGGCGAGTTGTCGCGACTGCACACAATGGACGCGCTGAGTGCGCTTTGCCGCATCAGCCGCTACGACGTTTCAGAAGTTCTCTCGAAAGAAGCCGCGCTGGCAGCGTCGATCCAATTTCAAGGATCCTCGGCCGAAGAGAAGCCGCAGATCATCGAAATCATTTCCGAGCGCATCGAGGACAGTCCGCGCGTGGGGCCTAGCTGGCTGAAGATCTTCCGTACCAGTTTGAACCAACCCACCGAAGCGATCGCCCAGTGGGAAGACCAAATCACCGAAGAGATCGACCTGTTCACCACGCGGCCAGCGCTTACCAGCCAACAGGTTGTGCTCGACCTGGTGCGGTGGGAAGTCGATCAGCTGCGCGAGCAGGGCAAGCAAGAAGAAGCGTTGGCAACAATGGAAGATGTCATTCGCATCAGTGCCAAATTTTCAGAAAGCGAACTGCTCGATCTGACGACCTGGTTTCTCGATCGCAAAGGGCCTTCGGTGGTCGGTCAACTTGCCGAATACCACGCGAAGAAGTCTCCGGCGCTCGATGGCATGCCGATCGGTGGCCCCTTTGGCGAGAACCCTTCGCTGCTGTACCTGCTGGCCGAGTCAGAGCTAGTGCAAGACCATATCGAAAAGGCCGAACTGTACGCCCAGGCAGCGCTCGAGCTAGAGCCTGACTCGTACGACAGCCATTACCTGACTGCCCAGGCTCTTTCCGACCGGGGCACTTACCGCTGGAGCCGTAACGAGTATCGCTACGTGATCGACAGCTTCGGCGACCCCATGGAACGGGAATCGATGCTGGCGCGCATGCAACTGGGCGAACTGGAAAACGACCTGGGCTCGCCAGAAAAAGCCGCCGAGGTGATGTGGCCTTGGGTGGAAGCGGTCGAGAAGAAGTTCGGTCCCAAGAACCCGCTCAATTCCGATCGGGACGAAGCCATCTCGCGTTTTCTGGCCCGCAGCTATCTTTTCCGCGCGACCGCCGCCGAACAACGCGGCGACCTGGCCGCCGCCAAGAAGGACCTCGACAAGGCCCTCAAATACTACGAGGACGAAGCGGACGTGTTGATTGCTTCGTATCGGGTGGGCCAGCAAGACGACATGTGGAAAGCCAAGGCCAAGGAACACATCGACCACACGGTCGATTTCTACAAGCCGTTTGTCGAGAAGTTTCAAAAGCAGTACGAGATCTTCAAAGAGAACAGCCGCGGCGACGACTTCATGGGCGCTCAAGGCTCGCAGATGGCCAACTACTGCAATCAATACGCCTGGCTCGTCTGCAACACCTACGGAGACTTCGACCACGCGATCGCGTCGAGCGAACTCTCGCTGGAAATGCAGCCTGGCAATGGTGCTTACTTAGACACACTGGCCCATTGCCACGCGGCCAAAAAAGACTGGGCTTCTGCGGTCAAGTATCAGCGCATGGCCGCCATGCAGATCCCGCACTCAGGCATGATTCGCCAGAAGTACCAAGAGTTTGCCGAGAAGTGCAAAGCGAACAACATCGAGTTCGAAACCATCGAGCTGCTGCCCAGCCCCGACTCGCACTTTCCTGAAACCCAGGAAGAGGGCAAGCCGTGA
- a CDS encoding thiazole synthase → MSLVETTTNDAPLVLGTHTLRSRLIVGTGKYDTLELMQQSLEASGSECVTVAVRREKLYDPTGRNLLDYIDFHRYTLLPNTAGCYNARDAVRTAKLGREILLGLENPGADWVKLEVLADTKTLLPDPVETVQACEQLVGLGFQVLCYTTDDPVIAKRLKEVGATAVMPAGSPIGSGQGILNPNNIRICLEYLKGEDPDYPVIVDAGVGTASDVAFAMELGVDGVLLNTAIAHAKEPVRMAHAMRHATEAGRLAFQSGRIPRRLYASASSPEDGVIDRTSN, encoded by the coding sequence ATGAGTCTTGTCGAAACAACGACCAACGACGCCCCTCTCGTTTTGGGCACACACACACTGCGCAGTCGACTGATTGTGGGGACCGGCAAGTACGATACGCTTGAACTGATGCAGCAGTCGCTGGAAGCTTCCGGCAGCGAGTGCGTGACGGTGGCCGTTCGTCGCGAGAAACTGTACGACCCCACCGGTCGTAATCTGCTGGACTACATCGACTTCCATCGCTATACGCTATTGCCCAACACGGCCGGTTGCTACAACGCCCGAGACGCCGTGCGGACCGCCAAGCTTGGTCGAGAGATCTTGCTGGGGCTCGAGAACCCCGGTGCCGACTGGGTCAAGCTCGAGGTCCTGGCCGACACCAAAACGCTGCTGCCAGACCCGGTCGAAACAGTCCAGGCATGCGAGCAACTGGTCGGGCTGGGCTTTCAGGTCTTATGCTACACGACCGACGATCCGGTCATTGCAAAACGCCTTAAGGAAGTCGGCGCGACGGCCGTGATGCCCGCCGGCAGCCCGATTGGCTCGGGGCAGGGGATCTTGAATCCGAACAACATCCGGATCTGCCTAGAGTATCTCAAGGGAGAAGACCCTGACTATCCGGTGATTGTCGACGCCGGCGTGGGTACGGCCAGCGACGTGGCCTTTGCCATGGAACTGGGGGTCGATGGCGTGCTGTTGAATACGGCCATCGCCCACGCCAAAGAACCTGTGCGGATGGCCCATGCGATGCGGCATGCGACCGAGGCGGGTCGTTTGGCGTTTCAATCTGGTCGGATTCCTCGGCGGCTGTATGCTTCGGCCAGCAGCCCGGAAGATGGCGTCATCGACCGCACGAGTAACTAG
- a CDS encoding DUF2617 family protein, whose amino-acid sequence MLSIRPRVAQLAFQLYTRPLHPELFEAFQTRTVERGGYTLKMDITNCGHVLTWRHEGLTLTEVCTSAQQDLPTKRRIMAYPIKGRRKDQFECHGIRYQTTFQLESVSPKLFRMCQRELCNDDRKVGLVHEFDSSGRMNMGAVSYMNAETRNRSVFIQAFHTFPDDQAIVKTETYFRLPG is encoded by the coding sequence TTGCTTTCGATCCGTCCAAGAGTTGCTCAGCTGGCCTTTCAGCTTTACACGAGGCCACTTCACCCGGAACTGTTCGAGGCGTTTCAAACGCGAACAGTCGAGCGCGGAGGGTACACTCTGAAGATGGATATCACCAACTGCGGTCATGTTCTCACGTGGCGGCACGAAGGACTCACGCTAACGGAAGTGTGCACCTCGGCCCAGCAAGATTTACCGACCAAGCGGCGCATCATGGCCTATCCGATTAAAGGCCGTCGCAAAGATCAGTTTGAATGTCACGGCATTCGCTATCAAACCACGTTTCAATTGGAATCCGTCTCGCCGAAGCTTTTTCGGATGTGCCAGCGTGAATTGTGCAACGACGATCGCAAGGTCGGTTTAGTGCACGAATTCGATTCGAGTGGACGCATGAACATGGGCGCTGTCAGCTACATGAACGCCGAGACCCGCAACCGCAGCGTCTTCATCCAAGCGTTCCACACCTTCCCCGACGACCAGGCGATAGTCAAAACGGAAACCTATTTCCGCCTGCCAGGGTAA
- a CDS encoding FIST signal transduction protein yields MTKPHPKFAAALSVQETTEEALAEVVREALDALAAPVDLALVFLSPHHIENAEVVAKELTRLLGTSNVIGCTGESIIGESREAEDTPAISLWLAHLPQTTVLPMHLEFQRTPDGGSIVGWSDQLPSAWPKDACTLAVAEPFSFPSDLLLERINEDQPGIPVIGGIASGSYQPGENRLILGDRVFDSGGILIYLHGNIRVRTIVSQGCRPIGDPLIITKAERNVVHELGGLPALNQLEAIYKTLPVTDQQLVSRGLHIGRVVDEYQADRSQGDFIVRNVVGIEKETGSLMIGDYVKPGQTVQFHVRDEFSASAELKQLTAEMKKNGSSPMSVLTFTCNGRGSKLFSEPHHDANCLKTAFGKIPNAGFFASGEIGPVAGKNFLHGFTASVAVLEALEEKSE; encoded by the coding sequence ATGACCAAGCCGCACCCCAAATTTGCCGCGGCACTTTCCGTTCAAGAAACCACCGAAGAAGCGCTCGCGGAAGTCGTGCGAGAAGCGCTCGACGCCTTGGCTGCACCGGTCGATCTGGCGCTCGTCTTTCTTTCGCCGCATCATATCGAAAATGCGGAAGTCGTCGCCAAAGAATTGACGCGTCTGCTGGGCACCTCGAATGTCATCGGCTGCACCGGCGAATCGATCATCGGCGAATCACGCGAAGCGGAAGATACGCCTGCGATCAGCTTGTGGCTGGCCCACTTGCCGCAGACGACCGTCTTGCCGATGCACTTAGAGTTTCAGCGCACCCCTGATGGTGGCTCGATTGTGGGTTGGTCAGACCAACTGCCAAGTGCTTGGCCTAAAGATGCCTGTACGCTTGCAGTGGCCGAGCCTTTCAGCTTTCCGTCCGACCTGCTGCTCGAGCGCATCAACGAAGATCAACCAGGCATTCCGGTGATCGGCGGGATTGCCAGCGGCAGTTATCAGCCAGGCGAGAATCGTTTGATCCTGGGGGATCGCGTTTTCGATAGCGGCGGCATCTTGATTTACCTGCATGGAAACATCCGCGTACGAACGATCGTTTCCCAAGGTTGCCGGCCCATCGGCGATCCGTTGATTATCACCAAGGCCGAACGCAACGTCGTTCACGAACTCGGCGGACTGCCGGCCCTCAATCAGCTTGAAGCCATCTATAAAACGCTGCCCGTTACCGACCAACAGTTGGTCAGCCGTGGCCTTCACATCGGACGCGTGGTCGACGAATACCAGGCAGACCGCAGCCAAGGAGACTTCATCGTTCGCAACGTGGTTGGGATCGAAAAAGAAACCGGGTCGCTTATGATCGGCGACTACGTGAAGCCAGGCCAGACGGTGCAGTTTCATGTGCGCGACGAGTTCTCGGCATCGGCCGAACTCAAGCAGTTGACGGCGGAAATGAAGAAGAACGGATCGTCCCCGATGTCGGTGCTCACGTTCACTTGCAATGGGCGCGGGTCGAAACTTTTCAGCGAACCGCATCACGATGCGAACTGCCTGAAAACAGCATTCGGCAAGATCCCCAACGCGGGCTTCTTCGCCTCGGGAGAAATCGGACCGGTCGCTGGCAAAAATTTCCTGCACGGCTTCACGGCAAGCGTGGCAGTTCTGGAAGCACTGGAAGAGAAGTCCGAGTAA
- the thiS gene encoding sulfur carrier protein ThiS encodes MKIRINEEERDVPEGASVADIVATLSLNPKFIAVEVNLELIPRAEHGSHKLSDGDQLEVVTLVGGG; translated from the coding sequence ATGAAAATACGCATTAATGAAGAGGAACGCGACGTTCCCGAGGGTGCCTCGGTGGCGGATATCGTCGCAACACTTTCGCTGAATCCCAAATTCATCGCGGTGGAAGTCAACTTAGAACTCATTCCTCGTGCCGAACATGGTAGCCATAAGTTGTCTGATGGCGACCAGTTAGAAGTCGTAACCCTAGTCGGAGGTGGCTAA
- a CDS encoding response regulator, producing the protein MADSYKILIADDNQANVELLEAFLAGVDCDTEIAVNGQDTLDKVASFKPDLILLDVMMPKLSGFEVCKQLKAEPSTKGIMILMVTALNELGDIERAVAAGTDDFLSKPVNRIELTKRVENMLRLKNVENENERLRQYIEQMENSRS; encoded by the coding sequence ATGGCGGACAGCTACAAGATTTTGATTGCCGACGACAATCAAGCCAATGTTGAACTCTTGGAGGCCTTTTTGGCCGGCGTCGACTGCGATACGGAAATCGCCGTCAATGGACAAGATACGCTCGACAAAGTCGCCAGCTTCAAGCCAGACTTGATCCTGCTAGACGTGATGATGCCCAAGCTCAGCGGATTCGAGGTCTGCAAGCAGCTGAAGGCCGAGCCATCGACCAAAGGTATTATGATACTTATGGTTACGGCGCTGAACGAACTGGGCGATATCGAACGGGCTGTCGCTGCCGGGACCGACGATTTCCTCTCGAAGCCGGTCAATCGCATCGAATTGACCAAGCGCGTCGAGAACATGCTTCGCCTAAAAAACGTCGAGAATGAGAACGAACGGCTGCGACAGTACATCGAGCAGATGGAAAACAGCCGCAGCTAA
- a CDS encoding DUF2752 domain-containing protein, which produces MSSSVVMPLDSDVPRPKWSFHIIMLSMAVVVTILSFVLYTDGPHDVVIPGLNLALPPTCSMQNMAGIDCPGCGLTRSFISIAHGKLDASLAFNPAGILIFGVVLFQIPYRIAQLWRIRRGLPAWNLNSASLWIWGLIGIVLMVQWIGKLV; this is translated from the coding sequence GTGAGTTCTTCGGTCGTGATGCCGCTGGATAGCGATGTCCCCCGGCCGAAGTGGAGCTTCCACATTATCATGCTAAGCATGGCCGTGGTGGTGACGATCCTCTCGTTTGTGCTTTATACCGATGGGCCACACGATGTGGTTATCCCCGGGCTGAATCTCGCCTTGCCGCCGACCTGCAGCATGCAGAACATGGCTGGCATCGACTGCCCCGGCTGCGGTCTGACGCGAAGCTTCATTTCCATCGCTCACGGCAAACTGGACGCCTCGCTGGCCTTCAACCCGGCTGGGATCTTAATCTTCGGTGTGGTCCTCTTTCAGATACCCTATCGCATCGCCCAACTGTGGCGAATACGTCGCGGGTTGCCAGCTTGGAACTTGAACTCGGCCTCGCTTTGGATCTGGGGGCTGATCGGGATCGTGCTGATGGTGCAGTGGATTGGGAAGCTGGTCTAA
- a CDS encoding alpha/beta fold hydrolase, with the protein MDQTLQIGDTSFHVRIAGEGSPLVLVHGFPLDHHMWDAVFDSLAEQHQVIAIDLRGFGQSDGYREIVPMEMFADDIAAILDALEISEQITFAGLSMGGYIGWQMWQRHRDRLSRMILLDTRAIADDEVQSRARRIAAEAVLSAGMEDVPVNMLPKLLAESTRSEQPEVATALTEMILRQDPRGVAAAQRGMAQRPNVESWLNEITIATLVISGEHDVISPPEEMKGFAAKIPGAQFVEIPGAGHMVPMENPTALCEAVLPFCRDLE; encoded by the coding sequence ATGGACCAAACACTGCAAATCGGCGACACCTCGTTCCACGTTCGCATCGCAGGGGAGGGAAGTCCGCTGGTCCTGGTGCATGGGTTTCCCTTAGACCATCACATGTGGGACGCCGTGTTCGACTCGCTGGCCGAGCAACATCAGGTGATTGCGATCGACTTACGCGGCTTCGGCCAAAGCGACGGCTATCGCGAGATCGTCCCGATGGAGATGTTTGCTGACGACATTGCCGCGATTTTAGATGCGTTGGAAATCTCGGAACAAATCACCTTTGCCGGCCTGAGCATGGGGGGCTATATCGGCTGGCAGATGTGGCAGCGCCATCGCGATCGGTTGAGCCGCATGATTCTGCTGGACACGCGGGCTATCGCCGACGACGAGGTCCAATCCAGGGCACGCCGAATCGCAGCCGAAGCGGTTTTGTCGGCCGGCATGGAGGACGTGCCGGTTAACATGCTGCCCAAACTTCTGGCCGAAAGCACCCGTAGCGAACAGCCGGAAGTAGCCACCGCGCTGACCGAGATGATCTTGCGGCAAGATCCCCGCGGAGTAGCCGCCGCCCAGCGCGGCATGGCCCAGCGGCCCAACGTCGAAAGCTGGTTGAATGAGATTACCATTGCGACCCTCGTCATCAGTGGCGAGCACGACGTCATCAGCCCGCCAGAAGAAATGAAAGGCTTTGCCGCCAAGATCCCAGGGGCTCAGTTTGTCGAGATTCCCGGCGCCGGACACATGGTCCCCATGGAGAACCCCACAGCATTGTGCGAAGCCGTGCTACCATTCTGCCGCGACCTGGAATAA